A genome region from Methanobacterium subterraneum includes the following:
- the brxC gene encoding BREX system P-loop protein BrxC, producing MNISQMFEKQIDRDIKGVIKVGQHDQENIYQELNEYVVTNELSKHFREFFENYRKGIEAPTDDMGVWISGFFGSGKSHFLKILSYILENKEVKGRNAIDFFKEDNKIDDALIIADMSLAENVSTDVILFNIDSKAEYSNEPILNVFLRVFNQMQGFCVESPFLADLERNLTKKDLFIKFKIKFKEDNGDEWENKRSEFIFIQDEVIKSLVDIEFFSSIDAAKNWAGKVNEDYSISIEKFATLVKEYCDSKGDNHHVVFLVDEIGQYIGDNSKLMLNLQTVTEDLGVMCQGKAWIIVTSQQDIDSLMKVPGNDFSKIQGRFKTRLSLSSANVDEVIRKRILAKNPTATQTLEALYEEKEAILKNLISFSSDTAEKKMYSNSKDFAAVYPFIPYQFNLLGNVLTSIREHGASGKHLAEGERSMLALFQESAISLMDKELGILMPFNIFYNALDKFIDHTHRSVIVKAMDNQFLDEFDVEVLKVLFMIKYVKEIKANQENLTTLMVSDIDEDRVLLREKIEKSLKRLVGQTLVQKNGDIYSFLTNEEQEITIAIKHEHVDTGETLNEASNVIFEDIFPDKKYRHSTRYNFPFNQVIDDQYRGNRQSADIGVRIITSYHELKDSIEGSQTVLSEQSQREKTSTILRGLSDNNNEVIIHLTDDMTVLDEIEELLQINKYLTKHSAELSQRSKTILIAKQQEVSEKRERIKLFLEEALKHADIYVKGDKVDIKEKNPTDRINDALNKLVKKIYHKLHYMKTAPVKSDIINILRDTSQEKFGKSDNVDNHLAIDDLDRYIEQETNVHSKPSIKAILNRYNRAPYGFVDLDIEWLIATLFAQKRIYLVKNAQNISLKTNSAEDILKFITERKFQDKILIDKKQDTKPRQIKDVKEVLRDFFDVVHTTDDDEALMELFQDKSIIRLNQIKDISLEYKIEERYPGKLVIEESKDLLRDVTAINSLNQFFDFVSEHREDFLGIAEEFESVLNFFEGTQKDIFKKACEATDLYNKNKNFIKDAELKKIDGQLKDIIEMPSPFSHIHELPELYDNFDNLHQTILENESEPIKQSIDTDLNHVVEELDSEELKEEFEETFKQRFHELLDKLINSQEISVIKGIREESNNLVIGCLSEVDKFRVETGNEGGEVTSPTPPRPQKKKKYLNIKTISHTTRVSIKNEDDIDYFVENLRKELKKELEDNDEIDLSI from the coding sequence GCAGAAATGCCATTGATTTTTTCAAAGAAGATAATAAGATTGATGATGCTTTAATAATAGCGGATATGAGCCTGGCAGAGAATGTTTCCACTGATGTTATATTATTCAATATTGATTCAAAGGCTGAATATAGTAACGAACCCATATTAAATGTTTTTTTAAGAGTTTTCAATCAAATGCAAGGTTTTTGTGTAGAAAGTCCTTTTTTAGCAGATCTTGAAAGAAACCTAACCAAGAAAGATCTTTTCATTAAATTTAAAATAAAGTTCAAAGAAGATAATGGGGATGAATGGGAAAATAAACGATCTGAATTCATATTTATTCAAGATGAAGTTATTAAATCCCTGGTTGACATAGAATTCTTTAGTAGTATCGATGCTGCCAAAAACTGGGCTGGCAAAGTAAATGAAGATTATTCTATATCAATTGAAAAATTCGCCACTTTAGTAAAAGAATATTGTGATAGTAAAGGCGATAACCATCATGTGGTCTTTTTAGTAGATGAAATTGGCCAGTACATTGGAGATAACTCCAAATTAATGCTTAACTTACAAACTGTAACTGAAGACTTAGGAGTCATGTGTCAAGGTAAAGCCTGGATCATAGTCACCAGTCAACAGGATATTGATTCTCTAATGAAAGTCCCTGGAAATGACTTTTCCAAAATCCAGGGAAGATTCAAAACCAGATTATCCTTATCATCAGCTAATGTGGATGAAGTAATAAGGAAAAGAATACTTGCTAAAAATCCAACTGCAACTCAAACCTTAGAAGCATTATACGAGGAAAAAGAAGCTATATTAAAGAATTTAATTTCTTTTTCATCAGACACTGCTGAGAAGAAAATGTATAGTAATAGTAAAGACTTTGCAGCAGTATACCCCTTCATACCCTACCAATTTAACTTACTGGGAAATGTTTTAACCTCCATCCGGGAACATGGTGCATCAGGTAAACACCTGGCAGAAGGTGAAAGATCCATGCTAGCCCTATTCCAGGAATCAGCCATATCGTTAATGGATAAAGAATTAGGGATTTTAATGCCATTTAATATCTTTTATAATGCTTTGGATAAATTCATAGATCACACCCACCGTTCTGTGATTGTCAAGGCCATGGACAACCAATTCCTTGATGAATTTGATGTGGAAGTCCTTAAAGTCCTATTTATGATTAAGTATGTTAAGGAGATCAAAGCCAACCAGGAGAATCTAACTACTTTAATGGTCAGTGATATTGATGAGGATCGGGTTCTTTTACGGGAGAAAATTGAAAAATCCCTGAAAAGATTAGTGGGACAAACCTTGGTTCAAAAAAACGGGGACATATATTCATTTTTAACCAATGAAGAACAGGAAATCACCATTGCCATTAAACATGAGCACGTGGATACTGGGGAAACCTTAAATGAAGCTTCAAATGTCATATTTGAAGATATTTTTCCAGATAAAAAATATAGACATAGTACCCGTTACAATTTCCCCTTCAACCAAGTGATAGATGATCAGTACCGGGGAAACAGGCAATCAGCTGATATTGGAGTTAGAATAATAACCTCCTATCATGAATTAAAAGACTCAATTGAAGGATCCCAAACAGTGTTATCAGAGCAATCTCAAAGGGAAAAAACTTCAACCATTCTTAGAGGATTATCCGATAACAATAATGAAGTTATCATCCATCTAACCGATGACATGACTGTTTTAGATGAAATTGAAGAACTACTCCAAATAAATAAATATTTAACCAAACACAGTGCGGAATTATCCCAACGTTCCAAGACCATTCTCATAGCTAAACAACAAGAAGTCTCAGAGAAAAGGGAAAGAATCAAACTATTTTTAGAAGAAGCACTTAAACATGCTGATATCTATGTTAAAGGGGATAAAGTAGATATTAAAGAAAAAAATCCCACAGATAGGATCAATGATGCTTTAAATAAACTGGTTAAAAAGATTTATCATAAATTACATTATATGAAGACTGCTCCGGTCAAGTCAGACATAATCAATATTTTAAGAGATACTTCCCAGGAGAAGTTTGGTAAATCTGATAATGTGGATAATCATTTAGCAATTGATGATCTGGATCGATACATTGAGCAGGAAACCAATGTTCATTCTAAACCATCAATTAAAGCTATTTTAAACAGGTACAATAGGGCACCTTATGGTTTTGTTGATTTAGATATAGAATGGTTAATTGCCACCCTGTTTGCCCAAAAAAGGATTTATCTAGTGAAAAATGCCCAGAACATTTCACTTAAAACTAATAGTGCCGAAGATATCTTGAAGTTTATAACTGAAAGGAAGTTTCAAGATAAGATCCTGATTGATAAAAAACAGGATACAAAACCTCGTCAAATTAAAGATGTTAAAGAGGTTTTAAGAGACTTCTTTGATGTGGTTCATACTACCGATGATGATGAAGCTTTAATGGAACTTTTCCAGGATAAATCCATCATCCGACTTAATCAGATTAAGGATATAAGTCTGGAATATAAAATTGAAGAGAGATATCCTGGGAAACTGGTTATTGAAGAATCAAAGGATCTTCTGCGTGATGTTACTGCCATTAATTCATTGAATCAATTTTTTGATTTTGTTAGTGAACATAGGGAAGACTTTTTAGGTATTGCTGAAGAATTCGAGTCAGTTTTGAATTTCTTTGAAGGTACTCAGAAGGATATTTTTAAAAAGGCCTGTGAAGCCACAGATCTTTACAATAAAAACAAAAATTTCATCAAAGATGCTGAATTGAAGAAAATTGATGGCCAACTTAAGGATATAATTGAGATGCCAAGTCCATTTTCCCATATTCATGAGCTTCCAGAATTATATGATAATTTTGATAATTTACACCAAACAATTTTGGAAAATGAATCAGAACCTATAAAACAAAGCATCGACACGGATTTAAATCATGTTGTAGAAGAACTTGACTCTGAAGAGTTAAAAGAAGAATTTGAAGAAACATTCAAACAAAGATTCCATGAACTTCTAGATAAACTAATTAATTCCCAGGAGATTTCAGTTATTAAGGGAATTCGTGAAGAAAGCAATAATTTGGTTATTGGGTGTTTATCGGAAGTTGATAAATTCCGAGTGGAAACTGGTAATGAAGGAGGGGAAGTTACAAGTCCCACACCTCCTAGACCCCAAAAGAAGAAAAAATATTTGAACATAAAGACTATTTCTCATACTACCAGGGTTTCGATTAAAAATGAAGATGATATTGATTACTTTGTGGAAAATCTGAGAAAGGAACTTAAGAAAGAATTAGAAGATAACGATGAAATTGATTTAAGTATTTAA
- the pglX gene encoding BREX-1 system adenine-specific DNA-methyltransferase PglX, giving the protein MDKKAIKTFAIESRKKLIEEVKYQASLLGITAKGIAEPVEKAEGIEVYDIGASNPNTIYDEAIKQRKNLVKRINEKGFDNVVEEVAYTWFNRIIAIRFMEVNDYLPTRVRVLSSETEGKIEPDIVTEASHIDLDFTEEEIEQIYLLKNNNKLDELFRLLFIKQCNKLNEILPELFEKTTDYTELLLSISFTNEEGVVRQLIDNISEEDFNDQVEVIGWLYQYYNTELKDDTFKQLKKRVKISKERIPAVTQLFTPDWIVRYMVENSLGRLWLEYHPDSNLKDNWIYYLEEAEQEPEVQIELAKIREESKNLKPEDIKVIDPAMGSGHILIYAFDVLMQIYTSAGYSDKDAAESILKNNLYGLDIDDRAYQLAYFAVMMKGRSFNRKIFTKNVEPQICAIQESNKITDELINFVADGDLNIQKDLRYLVETFKDAKEYGSIIDVNQLNFNYILNRVNEIKTDYGADLKTMKLKESVINILLPILKQSEIFANNYDIVITNPPYMGKNGMDKNLIDYLKLNYPKTKSDLSTVFIEKTLNMCKNGGYMSMINIPVWMFLSSYEDLREIIIKFKTFINMLHFGRGIFGSDFGTTSFIIKNQYINGYKATYRQLFEKKSAVDSIKQKKSWFFEERDDKYIINQNNFLKIPGNPIAYRANENLLDAFVNGKELSTLADAKQGLATADNNRFLRFWYELDIFKCGFDFKDPISAKNSQMKWFPYNKGGDFRKWYGNQEYMVNWENDGFEIKNIYDKKGKLRSRPQNTQFYFLESLSWSKVTIGTIAFRYYSYGFLFDVAGCSIFLKQNKYYLLGFLNSKVCEEILSFVSPTVNYEVGHISALPLIQSVEEEESIIKIVKENINIAKEDWDSFETSWNFNIHPLLTFDRHHIERAFNEWKSFKQDIFSKLKSNEININKSFIDIYNVNGDISPDVEDKYVTLNKADLLKDVKNFISYSVGCMLGRFSLDEQGIIYAGGQWDPLKYTIFVPDDDNIIPILDTEYFEDDIVGQFVEFVKVTFGEETLEENLDFIAQALKNKGTTSREVIRNYFLTDFYKDHVKTYKKHPIYWLFDSGRDNGFKALIYMHRYEPDLVARIRTDYLHKTQKALETTIAHNDRIIETSTSASEKSKAVKAKNKLVKQLEETKKYDEALAHIANQKIEIDLDDGVKVNYAKFQGVEVSKEGKKITKIDLLKKL; this is encoded by the coding sequence ATGGATAAAAAGGCCATCAAAACATTTGCTATTGAATCAAGGAAGAAATTGATCGAAGAAGTGAAGTACCAGGCAAGTTTATTGGGAATAACTGCAAAAGGTATTGCCGAACCTGTGGAAAAAGCAGAGGGAATTGAAGTATACGATATAGGGGCATCCAATCCCAACACCATTTATGACGAGGCCATCAAACAACGTAAAAATTTAGTTAAACGAATAAATGAAAAAGGCTTTGATAATGTTGTAGAAGAAGTGGCATACACCTGGTTTAACCGGATAATAGCCATAAGATTCATGGAAGTTAACGATTATCTCCCCACCAGAGTTAGAGTTCTATCCAGTGAAACAGAAGGAAAAATAGAACCAGATATAGTTACTGAAGCATCACACATAGATTTAGACTTCACCGAAGAAGAAATAGAACAAATCTACCTGCTAAAGAATAATAATAAACTGGATGAGCTATTCAGATTACTATTCATTAAACAGTGCAACAAACTAAACGAAATATTACCTGAATTATTTGAAAAAACCACTGATTATACAGAATTATTATTATCAATCTCATTTACCAATGAAGAAGGTGTTGTTAGACAATTAATCGATAATATCTCTGAGGAAGACTTTAATGACCAAGTTGAGGTTATTGGTTGGTTATATCAATATTATAACACTGAATTAAAGGATGATACTTTTAAACAGCTCAAAAAACGTGTGAAAATTAGTAAAGAGAGAATACCTGCAGTTACACAACTTTTCACTCCAGATTGGATTGTACGATACATGGTTGAAAACTCCTTGGGAAGGTTATGGTTAGAATACCACCCTGATAGTAATCTTAAAGATAACTGGATATACTACCTGGAAGAAGCTGAACAAGAACCAGAAGTACAAATAGAACTAGCAAAAATACGAGAAGAATCCAAAAACCTCAAACCAGAAGACATTAAAGTCATTGACCCTGCTATGGGCAGTGGGCATATACTTATCTACGCCTTTGACGTATTAATGCAGATCTACACCTCAGCTGGATACTCAGATAAAGATGCAGCTGAATCCATACTAAAAAATAACCTCTACGGACTAGACATCGATGATCGAGCATACCAATTGGCCTATTTCGCAGTAATGATGAAAGGGAGATCATTCAACCGAAAAATATTCACCAAAAACGTAGAACCACAGATCTGCGCCATACAAGAAAGCAACAAAATAACTGATGAATTAATTAACTTTGTGGCAGATGGAGATCTAAATATACAAAAAGATCTCCGATATCTAGTCGAAACATTCAAGGATGCCAAAGAATATGGAAGCATAATTGATGTAAACCAATTAAATTTTAATTATATTTTAAATCGTGTTAATGAGATTAAAACTGATTATGGTGCTGATTTAAAAACTATGAAATTAAAAGAGAGTGTTATTAATATTTTATTACCTATTTTAAAGCAATCAGAAATATTTGCTAATAACTACGATATTGTAATTACTAACCCTCCATATATGGGCAAAAATGGTATGGATAAAAATTTAATAGATTATTTGAAGCTTAATTATCCTAAAACCAAATCTGATTTAAGCACTGTTTTTATTGAAAAAACATTGAACATGTGTAAAAATGGGGGATACATGAGCATGATAAATATCCCTGTATGGATGTTTTTATCAAGTTATGAAGATTTACGAGAAATTATAATTAAATTTAAAACTTTTATTAATATGTTACATTTTGGAAGGGGAATCTTTGGGTCTGATTTTGGTACAACTTCATTCATAATTAAAAATCAATATATTAATGGTTACAAAGCCACTTATAGGCAGTTATTTGAAAAAAAAAGTGCTGTAGATTCAATAAAGCAAAAAAAATCCTGGTTTTTTGAAGAACGTGACGATAAATACATAATAAACCAAAATAATTTTTTAAAAATTCCTGGTAACCCCATAGCTTATAGAGCAAATGAAAATTTATTAGATGCATTTGTTAATGGAAAAGAACTTTCTACTTTAGCTGATGCTAAACAGGGTCTTGCAACAGCTGATAATAACAGATTTTTAAGGTTTTGGTATGAACTGGATATATTTAAATGTGGGTTTGATTTTAAAGATCCAATATCTGCGAAAAATAGCCAAATGAAATGGTTCCCATATAACAAAGGAGGAGATTTCAGAAAATGGTATGGAAACCAAGAATACATGGTAAATTGGGAAAATGATGGATTTGAAATAAAAAATATTTATGATAAAAAAGGTAAATTAAGATCTAGACCTCAAAACACACAATTTTATTTTTTGGAATCTTTAAGTTGGTCTAAAGTAACCATTGGCACAATAGCATTTAGATATTACTCATATGGGTTTTTATTTGATGTTGCAGGGTGTTCAATATTTTTAAAACAAAACAAGTATTATTTATTAGGATTTTTAAACTCTAAAGTATGTGAAGAGATTCTGAGTTTTGTTTCTCCAACAGTAAATTATGAAGTTGGACATATATCTGCATTACCTCTTATTCAGTCAGTTGAAGAGGAAGAAAGTATTATAAAAATTGTTAAAGAGAATATTAATATAGCTAAAGAAGATTGGGATTCATTTGAAACTAGTTGGAACTTTAATATTCATCCTCTTCTAACATTTGATAGACACCATATTGAACGTGCATTTAACGAGTGGAAATCATTTAAACAAGACATATTTTCAAAACTAAAGTCTAATGAAATCAATATCAATAAATCCTTTATTGATATTTATAATGTTAACGGGGACATATCTCCAGATGTTGAAGATAAATATGTTACTTTAAATAAAGCTGATCTTTTAAAAGATGTTAAAAACTTTATTTCTTATTCTGTCGGATGCATGTTAGGCCGCTTCTCCCTGGACGAACAAGGCATAATTTACGCGGGTGGTCAATGGGACCCCTTGAAATACACTATTTTTGTTCCTGATGATGATAATATTATCCCTATTTTAGATACTGAGTACTTTGAGGATGATATTGTAGGTCAATTCGTGGAATTTGTTAAGGTCACCTTTGGTGAGGAGACTTTAGAAGAAAACCTGGACTTCATTGCCCAGGCCCTAAAAAATAAAGGAACCACTAGCAGAGAAGTTATTCGGAATTATTTCTTAACTGATTTTTATAAGGATCATGTGAAAACTTATAAAAAACATCCTATTTATTGGTTGTTTGATAGTGGTCGTGATAATGGGTTTAAGGCATTAATTTATATGCACCGTTATGAACCAGATTTGGTAGCTCGTATTAGAACTGATTATCTGCATAAAACTCAGAAGGCCCTGGAAACTACCATAGCTCATAATGATAGGATCATTGAAACTTCTACCAGTGCTTCTGAAAAATCTAAAGCAGTTAAGGCTAAGAATAAACTGGTTAAACAATTAGAAGAAACCAAGAAGTATGATGAAGCATTAGCCCATATTGCTAATCAGAAAATAGAAATAGATTTAGATGATGGAGTTAAAGTGAACTACGCTAAATTCCAAGGTGTGGAAGTGAGTAAAGAGGGTAAGAAAATTACTAAGATCGATTTGCTTAAAAAACTTTAA